From the Pseudoalteromonas tunicata genome, one window contains:
- the msrA gene encoding peptide-methionine (S)-S-oxide reductase MsrA has translation MTTQTELATFGGGCFWCIDAAFRQVKGVVQVLSGYAGGEIVAPTYQQICTGQTGHAEVVQIEFDPTVVTFDTLLAMFFVLHDATQLNRQGNDIGTQYRSVIFYHSDQQQQSIQEKIAALQPTLSAPIVTELSPAPVFYSAEQYHQDYYNANPNQGYCSIMIAPKIAKFSAIFTNYLIE, from the coding sequence ATGACAACTCAAACAGAATTAGCAACTTTTGGTGGAGGCTGTTTTTGGTGTATCGATGCCGCTTTTCGCCAAGTAAAAGGCGTTGTGCAAGTACTTTCTGGCTATGCCGGAGGCGAAATAGTAGCGCCAACCTATCAACAAATTTGCACTGGACAAACAGGACATGCCGAAGTCGTTCAAATTGAATTTGACCCAACAGTGGTGACTTTCGACACACTGTTAGCTATGTTTTTTGTCTTGCATGATGCAACGCAACTTAATCGCCAAGGTAACGATATTGGTACGCAATATCGTAGTGTGATTTTTTATCACAGCGACCAACAACAACAAAGCATCCAAGAAAAAATCGCGGCCTTACAACCGACGTTATCGGCACCGATAGTGACTGAGCTCAGCCCAGCTCCTGTGTTTTACTCTGCTGAGCAATACCATCAAGATTATTACAATGCCAATCCGAACCAAGGGTATTGCAGCATTATGATCGCCCCAAAAATTGCAAAATTTAGCGCAATTTTTACCAATTACCTCATTGAATAA
- a CDS encoding TonB-dependent receptor domain-containing protein, producing MFYQSKTALAVCAAISFSINAQINSNEQPIERITVTANKFEQVLNHSLATVNIIDRAEIEQSNIRDLPSLLNTVAGVDLVRNGGFGQKADIFVRGATAKHTLVLVNGVRISDANSGAVSFTNIPVNSIERIEVVKGARAAIYGSDAIAGVINIITRQATEHEISITTGSNNYINYQQVGSVSAENIALSFNLGFEETDGYDATQKDPTLPVSKDHDDDGYQNKNLGVNLAYDAADLGVFALVAQYSEGEGEYDNAWGNDAYEFENYTSKLSWSKKVADFAHYASLSFSQEENTQTGTDVQQVYSTERVDLEYRGLYTLSDAVQITAGFNRLTEDLGRASAELSIAERDNQAFFVGGFYQDHKFIANAVVRTDDYEHHGRANTYTTGVGYQFNSQTTFRINHGTAFRAPSLTDAFVKNSPWYLPNEQIKPEEATNNEIGFSLDTGSAQYDVAVFRNKIDNLIANKYDVATKKYIPYNVDSATMEGAEFSANVQAFGMSHNINLTLLDAEDDQGKDLVRRPSETFNYSISKAWDLLDVSLAMQYRSSRPSLALYNAAAGKSEATTLPAFTIFNLSANYEVFNGFKFHARIENLTDKQYITAGTGYTATGEVLGYVPLGRQVYVGGSYRF from the coding sequence ATGTTTTACCAATCTAAAACTGCACTTGCGGTGTGTGCTGCTATTTCTTTCAGTATTAATGCTCAAATCAATTCAAACGAACAACCTATTGAACGTATCACAGTTACGGCTAATAAATTTGAGCAAGTGCTTAATCATTCCCTCGCGACAGTTAATATTATTGATCGTGCTGAAATTGAACAATCAAATATTCGCGACTTGCCTTCGTTGTTAAATACAGTGGCAGGTGTTGATTTGGTCCGTAACGGGGGCTTTGGCCAAAAAGCCGATATTTTTGTGCGTGGTGCAACAGCAAAACACACGTTGGTTTTAGTCAATGGTGTACGTATTAGTGATGCCAATTCTGGCGCTGTTTCGTTTACTAATATTCCAGTTAACAGCATTGAACGTATTGAAGTGGTAAAAGGTGCTCGCGCGGCTATTTATGGTTCTGATGCCATTGCTGGGGTCATTAACATTATCACTCGTCAAGCAACAGAGCATGAGATTTCAATTACTACCGGTTCAAATAATTATATTAATTATCAGCAAGTCGGCAGCGTTTCGGCTGAGAATATAGCGCTTAGTTTTAACCTTGGTTTTGAAGAAACGGATGGCTATGATGCCACTCAAAAAGACCCAACCTTACCTGTAAGCAAAGATCATGATGACGATGGTTACCAAAATAAAAACCTGGGTGTGAACCTTGCCTATGATGCAGCCGATTTAGGGGTATTTGCCCTAGTTGCTCAATATAGCGAAGGTGAGGGAGAGTATGATAATGCTTGGGGTAACGATGCTTATGAGTTTGAAAACTATACCAGCAAATTATCATGGTCGAAAAAGGTAGCGGATTTTGCACACTATGCTTCGTTAAGTTTTTCACAAGAAGAAAATACTCAAACAGGCACGGATGTTCAACAAGTTTATAGCACAGAGCGTGTAGATCTTGAATACCGTGGTTTATATACGTTATCAGATGCCGTGCAAATTACTGCTGGATTCAATCGTTTAACTGAGGATTTAGGTCGTGCTTCAGCCGAGCTTTCAATTGCTGAACGTGATAACCAGGCTTTTTTCGTGGGCGGTTTTTATCAAGATCATAAATTTATAGCCAATGCCGTGGTGCGCACCGATGATTATGAACATCACGGTCGTGCCAATACGTACACCACAGGTGTGGGCTATCAATTTAATTCTCAAACGACGTTTAGAATCAATCATGGTACTGCGTTTAGGGCGCCATCACTGACAGATGCGTTTGTAAAAAATAGCCCTTGGTATTTACCTAATGAGCAAATTAAACCAGAAGAAGCGACCAATAACGAAATTGGTTTTAGTTTAGATACCGGTTCGGCTCAGTACGATGTCGCAGTATTTCGTAATAAAATTGATAATTTAATTGCCAATAAATACGATGTTGCGACTAAAAAGTACATTCCATACAACGTCGACTCTGCCACAATGGAAGGGGCTGAGTTTAGCGCGAATGTGCAGGCTTTTGGTATGAGTCATAATATCAATTTAACGTTATTAGATGCAGAAGATGATCAAGGCAAAGATTTAGTTCGTCGCCCTTCAGAAACATTTAATTATTCAATATCAAAAGCATGGGATTTATTAGATGTGAGTTTGGCGATGCAATACCGCTCATCACGTCCTTCATTAGCACTTTATAATGCCGCAGCGGGCAAGTCTGAAGCGACAACATTGCCAGCATTTACGATCTTTAATTTATCAGCAAACTACGAAGTTTTTAATGGCTTTAAGTTTCATGCTCGTATTGAAAACTTAACAGATAAACAATACATCACTGCAGGTACAGGTTATACCGCAACGGGTGAAGTATTAGGTTATGTGCCATTAGGTCGTCAGGTTTATGTTGGTGGTAGTTACCGCTTTTAA
- a CDS encoding YajQ family cyclic di-GMP-binding protein — translation MPSFDIVSEVEMSEAQNAVDNANREIATRFDFRNIDATFEISKETITMHADADFQLQQMFPILTGCAVKRGLDVKSFEVKEVSYTGRRCSQQVAVQQGIEKEMAKKIVKLIKDAKIKVQASIQGEEVRVTGKKRDDLQEAMQLIRTSDLGQPFQFKNFRD, via the coding sequence ATGCCATCTTTTGATATTGTATCTGAAGTTGAAATGTCTGAAGCACAAAATGCAGTTGATAATGCCAATCGTGAAATTGCGACTCGTTTTGATTTTCGTAATATCGATGCCACATTTGAGATCAGTAAAGAAACCATCACTATGCATGCTGATGCTGATTTCCAGCTGCAACAAATGTTTCCAATTTTGACTGGTTGCGCTGTTAAACGTGGTTTAGATGTTAAAAGCTTTGAAGTAAAAGAAGTTTCTTATACTGGTCGTCGTTGTAGTCAGCAAGTTGCTGTACAGCAAGGCATCGAAAAAGAAATGGCGAAAAAAATCGTTAAATTAATCAAAGATGCAAAAATTAAAGTGCAGGCGTCGATTCAAGGTGAAGAAGTGCGGGTAACAGGTAAAAAGCGTGATGATTTGCAAGAAGCGATGCAATTAATTCGTACCTCTGATTTAGGTCAGCCTTTTCAATTTAAAAACTTTCGCGATTAA
- a CDS encoding VanZ family protein: MSRRIYQILFFIAVLVFTALFAKEIKSGIILFPHIDKVAHFGIFFILAALLSHAFKAPIWVYVLILAAYGGAVEIMQDTLPHRQASLGDFIADTLGAISYFIVFMLWQKRAKKNA, from the coding sequence GTGAGCCGACGCATTTATCAAATATTATTTTTTATCGCTGTATTAGTCTTTACTGCTTTGTTTGCCAAAGAAATTAAGTCTGGCATTATATTATTTCCTCACATCGACAAAGTAGCTCACTTTGGTATTTTCTTTATTTTAGCGGCGCTTTTATCACATGCATTCAAAGCGCCAATTTGGGTTTACGTGCTTATTTTGGCCGCTTATGGTGGTGCAGTGGAAATAATGCAAGATACTCTGCCCCATCGTCAGGCATCATTAGGGGATTTTATTGCTGATACGCTTGGTGCCATTAGTTATTTTATCGTCTTCATGCTTTGGCAAAAACGAGCTAAAAAAAATGCCTAG
- a CDS encoding ketopantoate reductase family protein: MPRVHIIGQGAIGLLYGYFLKSVADVTFCLKQPNSAKQYQYQLDKTVELCDFKNQANNDIEPIEFVIIPTKAFAVLDAFMQIKPRLTKNAVIILSHNGMGSIEQIAPLLIAQQQLFFLTTTQAAYKASPLHVIHTGSGASNLGPINHAAKQTQHRVAEFLKPALQNLNLVADIDQLLWHKLLINVAINPLSAAYEVQNGQLTAPKFATEVFNLVYEVYLVAQSQGVRLELAKALHLAYQVMRSTAANYSSMNRDITLGKPTEISAICGYVVEMAKLQHIDTPNNLAMLHAILALEKAKKSAPFDTPLH, from the coding sequence ATGCCTAGAGTCCACATAATTGGCCAAGGCGCCATTGGCTTGCTGTATGGCTATTTCTTAAAATCAGTAGCCGATGTCACTTTTTGCTTAAAACAGCCAAATTCAGCTAAACAATATCAATATCAATTAGATAAAACTGTTGAATTGTGTGACTTTAAAAATCAAGCCAATAACGATATTGAGCCTATTGAGTTTGTCATTATTCCAACTAAAGCGTTTGCTGTTCTTGATGCATTTATGCAAATAAAACCGCGGCTAACAAAAAATGCGGTCATTATTTTAAGCCACAATGGCATGGGAAGCATTGAACAAATCGCCCCGCTACTAATCGCTCAGCAGCAGTTATTTTTTTTAACAACCACACAAGCAGCTTATAAAGCATCGCCCTTACATGTCATTCATACCGGTTCAGGTGCTAGTAATTTAGGACCCATTAACCATGCAGCTAAACAAACACAGCATCGCGTTGCTGAGTTTTTAAAACCCGCCTTGCAAAACTTAAATTTAGTGGCAGACATTGATCAGCTTTTATGGCATAAACTACTGATTAATGTAGCGATTAACCCGCTTAGTGCGGCATATGAAGTACAAAATGGCCAATTAACCGCGCCAAAATTTGCCACTGAAGTTTTTAATTTAGTTTATGAAGTGTATTTAGTGGCACAGTCGCAAGGTGTGCGGTTAGAGTTAGCAAAAGCATTGCATTTAGCCTATCAAGTAATGCGCTCAACAGCTGCTAACTACTCATCGATGAATCGCGATATTACTCTTGGTAAACCAACTGAAATATCGGCAATTTGTGGTTATGTGGTTGAAATGGCAAAACTGCAACATATTGATACGCCAAATAATCTTGCAATGCTTCATGCCATTCTTGCTTTAGAAAAAGCAAAAAAAAGCGCACCTTTCGATACGCCTTTACATTAA
- the thiI gene encoding tRNA uracil 4-sulfurtransferase ThiI, whose protein sequence is MFKFIVKLHPEISIKSRPVRKRFTKLLENNIKIVIRRIDEAAKIINNYDNVSVVSKSDDPLIREALIDGLKRIPGIVQFIEVQEIIFETLDDIYQATLKLNYDIVTGKTFCVRCKRQGKHEFTSTDVERYVGGGLNQNVPGASVRLKHPQETIKIEIKDQRAYIVTETHLGIAGFPLPTQEDVLSLMSGGFDSGVATYQMIRKGARTHFLFFNLGGAAHEIGVKQASYFLWDKYSSTHKVKFISVDFEPVVAEILENVENSQMGVVLKRMMMRAGSLVAKQFGIDALVTGESLGQVSSQTLANLNVIDQVTDTLILRPLIQYDKQEIINIARQIGTSEMAESMPEYCGVISKKPTVKAKLETIVAEETKFDFDILQTVVTNARVMDIRDIQKEAKEEVKEAESVQDLPSGAVVVDIRSPEEEDAKPLELDGIEVIHLPFFRIATKFGDLPQDKEYYLYCAKGVMSQLQALILHENGYHNVKVYRP, encoded by the coding sequence ATGTTTAAATTTATTGTTAAATTGCACCCTGAGATTTCTATTAAGAGTCGTCCGGTCCGTAAACGCTTTACCAAGTTATTAGAAAATAACATTAAAATTGTAATTCGTCGTATCGATGAAGCTGCAAAAATTATTAATAACTATGACAATGTCAGTGTGGTCTCAAAAAGTGATGACCCATTAATACGTGAAGCCTTGATAGATGGATTAAAAAGAATTCCAGGAATTGTGCAATTTATCGAAGTGCAAGAAATCATATTTGAAACCTTAGATGATATTTACCAAGCTACCTTAAAGCTGAATTACGATATTGTGACTGGTAAAACATTTTGCGTTCGTTGCAAACGCCAAGGAAAACATGAATTTACATCAACTGATGTCGAGCGTTATGTTGGTGGTGGTTTAAATCAAAATGTGCCAGGTGCAAGTGTTCGTTTAAAACATCCTCAAGAAACAATCAAGATTGAAATAAAGGATCAGCGTGCTTATATTGTGACAGAAACGCATTTAGGCATTGCAGGCTTTCCATTACCAACACAAGAAGATGTTTTGTCTTTGATGTCAGGTGGATTTGACTCTGGAGTTGCAACCTATCAAATGATCCGCAAAGGCGCACGCACACACTTTTTGTTTTTTAACTTAGGCGGCGCAGCACATGAAATTGGTGTGAAGCAGGCTAGCTACTTCTTATGGGATAAATACAGCTCAACCCATAAAGTAAAATTTATTAGCGTAGATTTTGAACCTGTTGTTGCTGAAATCCTCGAAAATGTTGAAAACAGCCAAATGGGCGTGGTGCTTAAACGCATGATGATGCGTGCCGGTAGCTTAGTTGCTAAACAATTTGGTATCGATGCCTTAGTGACCGGCGAAAGTTTAGGTCAAGTTTCGAGTCAAACCTTAGCCAATTTAAACGTAATTGACCAAGTCACTGATACGTTAATTTTACGCCCGCTCATTCAGTACGATAAGCAAGAAATTATTAATATTGCTCGTCAAATTGGTACCTCAGAAATGGCTGAGTCGATGCCAGAATATTGTGGTGTCATTTCTAAAAAGCCGACGGTAAAAGCAAAGCTTGAGACGATTGTAGCTGAAGAAACGAAATTCGATTTTGATATTCTTCAAACTGTGGTTACTAATGCGCGTGTAATGGATATTCGTGATATCCAAAAAGAAGCCAAAGAAGAAGTAAAAGAAGCTGAGTCTGTGCAAGACTTACCAAGTGGTGCTGTGGTGGTTGATATTCGTTCACCTGAAGAGGAAGATGCTAAGCCGCTTGAGCTAGATGGTATTGAGGTTATTCATTTGCCGTTTTTCCGTATTGCCACTAAATTTGGCGACTTACCACAAGATAAAGAGTATTACCTTTATTGTGCTAAAGGGGTGATGAGCCAGTTACAGGCGCTAATACTGCATGAAAATGGATATCACAATGTCAAAGTGTATCGCCCCTAG
- a CDS encoding methyl-accepting chemotaxis protein, with amino-acid sequence MMSMFNQLTLQKKLTYLLLLIGILPATLLAITALYNSSSAIHNIKADNLSAIASLKSNAIENYLNQATQQLKSLSHQSALKQSFNAFSESFGLVAKQDTSQLSDFYHSKFAATYKEKSTQSINVDAIYEQLSEPARDLQTVYISNNHYPVGSKHLLQSNKDGLPYDLAHQKFHPDLAQFVTDFGYYDLFLVDATSGNVIYSVYKEVDFATNLINGPYKDSGLAHAFEQARKSADNSVSMIDYQPYTPSYASPASFISTPVFEQGELVGVLILQLPLDKITQVMNSNFGLGETGESYLVGSDLKLRSNSFFDPSMTVAKSFAEPVNRLANHDNINRALKGEKGVIETTNYNGDAVLSAFEGIDLHGNRWALIAEQHQSEAFILVSNLATIFTISLIIATGLIAFLAIRFAASIAMPIKKLSNFLLKLKDKWQFSMRAPVFGNDETAQAAKSLNEMLTSLQGAVGDINSTMSQLAEGQFKARVSVQVNGDLDILKNTINTSATSIDLAIEEISHVMQTMRNGRFDQVAKGKNQGQLALLTENVNLTASSLGQFVQEGVNVMQQVEQGKYHNRVNTDCQGDLLNFKEAINLSVINTEVVINEIVTVMAAIEQGDYSKTIQCQAKGQLNQLKTAINDSAKSTSTVISGAVNVMQSLSQGNFNVRLDVPSKGELKTLQDCINTAAHDTDNVISDIINVMRDIENGHFSSQVQSPANGQLAQLKLAINSSASATSSFIDDAVSVMQSLSQGNFTNQLTVLANGDLATLKNCINTAAKDTNTVISDIIAVMQKVARGEFEQQVAVDASGQLLDLKNNVNNAATRCDVVVHAVSDVMQALAKGQLDKRIQIQSNGDFAKLVEAVNATSDTLATIFGQTKHVMGAVATGDLTHSISYNSEGEYELVKQSINQTVKNLVLMIEDIHKTADIVTQKAQQSSQETNHINQSVFEQVDNLQTISNAMVKMNDAIIKTVNQTEQSMELSVKAYDFANNGEQVVAKVIAAMQEINHSAKKMSSIISVIDEIAFQTNLLALNAAVEAARAGEQGRGFAVVAAEVRNLAQRSAAAAKEISVLIKESASKVQSGVVLATESGTILRHITVSSHEVKDVINSVTEAMQLQSGQVTSVTHSVKRVDSGAQENAAMLNNLATNFKQVEHQADTLQALINKFKLMDQDYLPLNQVVLQDKYKSNKRLANV; translated from the coding sequence ATGATGAGCATGTTCAATCAACTCACGTTACAGAAAAAGTTAACCTATTTACTCCTACTTATTGGCATTTTACCTGCAACCTTGTTAGCCATTACCGCACTCTATAATTCAAGTAGTGCAATTCATAATATCAAAGCGGATAACCTATCTGCGATTGCAAGCCTAAAATCCAATGCAATAGAAAACTATTTGAATCAAGCAACCCAACAACTTAAAAGCCTCTCACATCAATCAGCATTAAAGCAGAGCTTTAATGCTTTTAGTGAGAGTTTTGGCCTTGTGGCAAAACAAGATACTTCTCAGTTATCCGATTTTTATCACTCTAAATTTGCCGCGACCTATAAAGAAAAAAGCACTCAGTCGATTAATGTTGATGCGATTTATGAACAACTCTCCGAACCTGCCAGAGACTTACAAACCGTTTATATCAGTAATAATCATTATCCTGTTGGCTCAAAGCACTTACTACAAAGTAATAAAGATGGCTTACCCTATGATTTAGCACATCAAAAATTTCACCCTGATTTAGCCCAATTTGTAACCGACTTTGGTTATTACGACCTTTTTTTAGTTGATGCAACTTCGGGAAATGTTATTTACAGCGTTTATAAAGAGGTGGATTTTGCAACCAATTTAATAAATGGCCCATATAAAGATAGCGGTCTTGCACATGCATTTGAACAGGCACGAAAAAGTGCAGATAATTCAGTCAGCATGATAGATTACCAACCTTACACGCCATCTTACGCATCTCCTGCTAGCTTTATTTCAACCCCAGTTTTTGAACAGGGTGAGCTCGTAGGTGTATTAATTTTGCAATTACCACTGGATAAAATAACCCAAGTTATGAACTCTAACTTTGGTTTAGGTGAAACAGGTGAATCTTACTTAGTTGGATCTGATTTAAAACTGCGTTCAAACAGCTTTTTTGATCCCTCAATGACAGTCGCTAAAAGTTTTGCGGAGCCTGTCAATCGCCTTGCTAATCACGACAATATTAATCGTGCTTTAAAAGGTGAGAAAGGTGTTATTGAAACAACAAATTATAATGGCGATGCTGTCTTAAGCGCATTTGAGGGGATTGATCTTCATGGTAATCGATGGGCGCTGATTGCTGAACAACACCAAAGTGAAGCGTTTATTCTAGTAAGTAATCTAGCGACTATATTTACCATCAGCCTCATTATAGCCACTGGTTTGATTGCATTTTTAGCGATTCGATTTGCAGCGAGCATTGCTATGCCAATTAAAAAATTATCAAATTTTTTATTAAAACTAAAAGACAAATGGCAATTTTCAATGCGCGCTCCTGTCTTTGGCAATGATGAAACCGCACAAGCGGCAAAATCACTCAATGAAATGCTAACCTCGTTGCAAGGCGCAGTGGGAGACATTAACAGCACCATGTCACAATTGGCTGAAGGGCAATTTAAAGCAAGAGTCAGTGTACAAGTTAATGGCGACCTAGACATATTAAAAAATACCATCAATACCTCAGCCACCAGCATAGACCTAGCAATCGAAGAAATTAGCCATGTGATGCAAACCATGCGCAATGGTCGCTTTGATCAGGTTGCTAAGGGGAAAAATCAAGGCCAGCTCGCACTGTTAACTGAAAACGTCAACCTTACAGCCAGCTCATTGGGTCAATTTGTACAAGAAGGTGTTAACGTAATGCAGCAAGTTGAACAAGGGAAATACCATAATAGGGTAAATACGGACTGCCAAGGAGACTTACTAAACTTTAAAGAAGCAATTAACCTATCGGTTATCAATACCGAAGTTGTGATTAATGAGATTGTCACTGTGATGGCTGCTATTGAGCAAGGGGACTACAGTAAAACAATTCAATGCCAAGCCAAAGGACAATTAAATCAATTAAAAACAGCGATTAATGACTCAGCGAAAAGTACCTCAACGGTCATTTCAGGGGCGGTAAATGTGATGCAATCATTGTCTCAAGGCAATTTTAATGTGCGCCTTGATGTGCCAAGCAAAGGTGAACTCAAAACCTTACAAGATTGTATAAATACAGCTGCTCATGATACAGACAACGTGATTTCAGACATTATTAATGTGATGCGTGATATTGAAAATGGTCACTTTAGCAGCCAAGTACAGAGCCCTGCAAATGGGCAATTAGCACAATTAAAATTAGCAATTAATTCATCAGCCAGCGCAACCTCTTCATTTATTGATGATGCAGTCTCAGTGATGCAATCGCTATCTCAAGGCAATTTTACTAACCAGTTAACCGTGCTCGCTAACGGTGATTTAGCAACATTAAAAAACTGTATTAATACCGCCGCAAAAGATACCAACACTGTGATTTCTGACATTATAGCCGTGATGCAAAAGGTTGCTAGAGGTGAATTTGAGCAGCAAGTTGCCGTTGACGCATCAGGCCAATTACTCGATTTAAAAAACAATGTTAATAATGCCGCAACTCGCTGTGATGTTGTTGTTCATGCAGTGTCAGATGTAATGCAAGCTCTGGCGAAAGGCCAGCTCGACAAACGTATTCAAATTCAAAGTAATGGCGATTTTGCCAAGCTCGTTGAGGCTGTAAATGCCACCTCAGATACCCTAGCCACTATTTTTGGCCAGACGAAACATGTGATGGGTGCTGTTGCAACGGGTGATTTAACTCATTCAATTTCTTATAACAGTGAGGGAGAATACGAATTAGTAAAACAAAGTATTAACCAAACAGTCAAAAATCTAGTGTTGATGATTGAAGATATCCATAAAACCGCAGATATTGTGACACAAAAAGCACAACAATCATCGCAAGAAACCAACCACATTAATCAAAGTGTTTTTGAACAAGTTGATAATTTACAAACCATCAGCAATGCGATGGTAAAAATGAATGACGCAATTATTAAAACGGTAAATCAAACTGAGCAATCAATGGAGCTTTCCGTTAAAGCCTATGACTTTGCCAATAATGGTGAGCAAGTTGTTGCAAAAGTAATTGCTGCGATGCAAGAAATTAATCACTCAGCTAAAAAAATGTCGAGTATTATCAGTGTGATTGATGAAATCGCCTTTCAGACTAATTTACTTGCGCTTAATGCCGCGGTTGAAGCCGCTCGCGCAGGAGAGCAAGGGCGTGGATTTGCTGTTGTGGCCGCTGAGGTCAGAAATCTCGCTCAACGCTCTGCCGCTGCCGCGAAAGAAATCTCGGTCTTGATAAAAGAGTCGGCAAGTAAAGTGCAATCAGGCGTGGTACTTGCTACAGAATCAGGAACTATTTTACGCCACATCACGGTTTCAAGCCATGAAGTAAAAGATGTAATCAACTCAGTAACCGAAGCGATGCAACTTCAATCTGGCCAAGTAACCTCTGTAACCCACTCAGTAAAACGAGTTGATAGCGGCGCTCAAGAAAATGCAGCGATGCTTAACAATCTAGCGACAAACTTTAAGCAGGTTGAACATCAAGCCGATACCTTACAAGCGCTAATAAATAAATTTAAATTGATGGACCAAGATTACCTACCTTTGAACCAAGTTGTTTTACAAGACAAATACAAATCAAATAAACGCTTAGCTAACGTTTAA
- a CDS encoding transporter substrate-binding domain-containing protein, translated as MSKKLYFIACFFISFQINAQLINWIIIDFAPYYINTDELEVQGRDRGVIELLHQQLPGYSFSYSQLPGSRLLHELANPQHNFCFLSLYKTPERLKLFHFSNHPSTIGLAPTIMMKKSTALKLKLQSNNPISLAELSSNHNLVLAASSNRSFGKSLDAIIKSIPAEQKIYRAGNDVLNSLMTMLHKNRVDLLLGYPDEQLYLAKKLGFIDEIEIFTIKEAPSYSVGYIGCSNNSLGKDNIAQLDQALLSIYSLPQYYQVLSRWLPEQFHSDLKIMLQQEVGQYGAKVAP; from the coding sequence ATGAGTAAAAAGCTTTATTTTATCGCCTGTTTTTTTATTTCTTTTCAAATTAATGCGCAACTAATAAATTGGATCATTATTGATTTCGCTCCCTATTACATCAATACCGATGAATTAGAAGTTCAAGGGCGAGATCGGGGGGTTATCGAATTATTACATCAACAATTACCTGGGTATTCTTTTAGCTACAGTCAATTACCTGGCAGTCGCCTACTTCATGAATTGGCTAATCCACAGCATAATTTTTGTTTTCTATCACTTTATAAAACACCTGAAAGACTTAAACTCTTTCATTTTTCCAACCACCCTTCTACTATAGGTTTAGCCCCGACCATAATGATGAAGAAATCCACCGCGTTAAAATTAAAATTACAAAGTAATAACCCTATTTCTTTAGCTGAACTAAGCTCAAATCACAATTTAGTTCTGGCGGCTTCATCTAATCGTTCGTTCGGTAAAAGTTTAGACGCCATAATAAAGTCGATCCCTGCAGAACAAAAAATATATCGTGCAGGTAATGACGTGCTTAATAGCTTAATGACTATGCTACATAAAAATAGAGTTGATCTTTTATTGGGCTATCCCGATGAGCAACTTTATTTAGCAAAAAAACTTGGCTTTATTGATGAGATCGAAATTTTTACTATAAAGGAAGCTCCCTCTTATAGTGTCGGCTACATAGGCTGTAGTAATAATTCATTAGGAAAAGACAATATTGCACAACTTGACCAAGCTCTTCTTAGTATTTATTCATTACCACAATATTACCAAGTACTCAGCCGCTGGTTGCCAGAGCAGTTTCATTCAGATTTAAAAATCATGCTACAACAAGAGGTCGGGCAATATGGCGCCAAAGTGGCGCCATAA
- a CDS encoding YceI family protein, producing MKKSLLAVSLAAASLLTFNTSAVNAAEYKVDVAGAHAFINFKIKHLGYSWLHGRFNQFDGNFSYDAAKINDSQISIEIDTTSLDSNHAERDKHLKGKDFLDVKSYPNASFKSTQIKFDNETNGTVTGVFTLHGVSKTISFPVEKIGEGQDPWGGYRAGFAGTTSLKLTDYGINYNLGPASTHVEIELSIEGIRQ from the coding sequence ATGAAAAAATCACTGTTGGCAGTCTCATTGGCAGCTGCGTCACTTCTAACATTCAATACCTCAGCTGTAAATGCGGCAGAGTATAAAGTAGATGTTGCTGGCGCTCATGCATTTATCAACTTTAAAATTAAACATTTAGGTTACAGCTGGCTGCATGGTCGTTTTAACCAATTTGATGGTAACTTCTCATATGATGCGGCTAAAATTAATGATTCTCAAATTAGCATTGAAATCGATACTACAAGTTTAGATTCGAATCATGCTGAGCGTGACAAACATTTAAAAGGTAAAGATTTTTTAGATGTTAAAAGTTATCCAAATGCGAGTTTTAAAAGCACGCAAATTAAATTTGATAACGAAACTAACGGTACAGTTACAGGTGTATTTACTTTACATGGCGTGAGTAAAACGATTAGTTTTCCAGTGGAGAAAATTGGTGAAGGTCAAGATCCTTGGGGTGGCTACCGTGCTGGCTTTGCAGGAACAACGTCTTTAAAATTAACCGATTATGGTATTAATTATAATTTAGGCCCAGCTTCAACTCATGTAGAGATTGAGTTATCAATCGAAGGTATTCGCCAATAA